From Camelina sativa cultivar DH55 chromosome 5, Cs, whole genome shotgun sequence:
GACGAAACTTTTGCATTCAAGAGTAGCTAGCCAACTCGAAATGCAAATATAATAGTTATATTATACAGAAAAAACGTGAAGTTGTTTGGAAGTATGAATATGATCGCTCTTTCGAGTGTCTTTGAAGCTTTTGGTTTTAGGTCGGCTACGTGAAATCCACAACTTACAGTAAGCACCGACTCAGCATTAACACGTGACGTGGTTCCCACAAATACCAACtctacatcttcttctccagactATTATACTCACTTATCAGATAAACCTACTAAGAGAGAATATAAACAAATGTGTGAGAGCGTGACGACATCTTCACGAATCATGATCTGCTTATCGATCAACCTCACTGGTGGTTTGATAAGTCAACCCTAATATCTGTCCCttaaggaaaatatatgtattataaattaaaattgactTTGCGTATGGATAAAACCCGTCCAACGTGTTATTCTGCTGGCAAAAATAAATGGATTAGGATAACACATCAACATCAAATAAGCAATATACTAGtgtttaaaacaatatttaatcaGATGACTTTTCAGCTTATTGAACATTAAATAAAGTAGAAAATTCAACTCGAAAACTGTTATAAAACGAACACGAAAAGGCCAAGTTAAGACAACATTACAACCGAAACAAACACAACCCccaccattttttattttcatccgTTTCGTTCTCTTGTTTTGGTTCGTTTTTTCCCGTTAAAATCGTGTCGGAATCAACAAACATAGCGCAAAAGAAAAGTCTTAGCCCACCGATGGCTCAAGTCTTGTCTCCGCCAATGGCTATCACCGGGCCGACGCCGCTACAGTTCATGGCGGGTCTTCTTGGTCGAATCGTTACTAAAGACACGAACAAAGAGATCAGTACTCCAGAGAGTCCGAAGAGTCCACGGACCCCTCAAGGCTCTATTCTCATGGATAAGTACGAATTAGGAAAGCTTCTAGGTCACGGAAGCTTCGCTAAGGTTTATTTAGCACGGAACATTAAATCCGGCGAGGACGTGGCCATCAAAGTCATTGACAAGGAGAAGATCGTGAAGAGTGGAATGGCCGGTCATATAAAACGGGAGATCTCGATCCTCCGACGTGTTCGCCACCCTTACATTGTCCACCTCCTTGAGGTCATGGCTACGAAGACAAAGATTTACATCGTGATGGAGTACGTACGAGGCGGAGAGCTTTACAACACGGTGGCTAGAGGACGGCTAAGAGAAGGAACTGCTCGGAGATATTTCCAGCAGTTAATCTCATCCGTGGCTTTCTGCCACAGCCGCGGTGTTTACCACCGCGATTTGAAGCTTGAGAATCTGCTTTTGGACGATAAGGGGAACGTTAAAGTCTCTGACTTTGGGCTCAGCGTTGTCTCGGAGCAGCTCAGGCAAGACGGAATCTGTCAAACGTTTTGCGGGACGCCAGCTTATTTGGCTCCCGAGGTTTTGACAAGGAAAGGTTACGACGCAGCCAAAGCCGATATTTGGGCTTGTGGAGTGATCTTGTTTGTGTTGATGGCTGGTTACCTTCCGTTTGATGACAAGAACATATTGATTATGTACAAGAAGATATACAAAGGTCAGTTTAAGTGTCCTAAATGGTTTTCTCCTGAGCTTGCAAGGCTTGTGACAAGGATGCTAGACACGAATCCGAATACAAGAATCACAATACCTGAGATCATGAAGCATAGATGGTTCAAGAAAGGGTTCAAACATGTCAAGTTCTACATCGAAAACGATAAGTTATGTAGGGAGGATGAGGACAATGATGGAGACGATTCATCATCATTGTCATCAGGAAGATCATCGACTGCTTCAGAAGGAGACGCAGAGTTTGATATTAACAGAGTTGATTCAATGCCGAGACCCGCGAGTCTAAACGCATTTGACATCATATCGTTCTCTACCGGATTTGATCTTTCTGGTTTGTTTGAAGAAGGTGGACAAGGAGCAAGGTTTGTATCCGCTGCTCCTGTGATAAAGATCATATCGAAATTGGAAGAGATTGCGAAGACGGTGAACTTTACGGTGAGGAAGAAGGATTGGGGCGTGAGGTTAGAAGGTTGTAGAGAAGGTGCTAAAGGACCGTTGACTATTAAGATTGAGATCTTTGAGCTGACACCATCTCTAGTGGTGGttgaggtgaagaagaaaggagggAATATAGAAGAGTATGAGGAGTTTTGCAACAAGGAACTTAGACCACAGCTGGAGAAACTGATGCATTACAAAGcagatgaagttgaagaagcaaTGTGTTTGCCACCTGAAATTGAACAgttacaaagttaaaaaaataactgGAAGGTCGAGAGAAGAAGACATAACAAGAGAAGGTATCATCATAGAACGAGACTAATAACATTCTTTGTTACTATACcatataatttcatttgttttgttgtatatatatgaaagtgATGAGAGAGTTGTAATGGGAGTGATATAGGAAGatcagagaagaaaagaaatttaGAGTAGTGCGATCTAAGGCAGTTGGACGGTTTTTGCTGGCGATTACAAAGGCTAGTTTTTCGTTTATTGCTAATATGTTTGTACATGTATCTCTAACAAAGAGACAAGCTTAATGATAATTCTTTCTCGGCCTTCCCCTATAACACTGTCTTGTTCATCCTAAGATTACTCATTTCGATGCTTCATCTCAGAGAGACTGTATATGATAAACTGAAATGGGTAAATGTTACCTGTAGACTTTGCTGTCCTGTAGTTGAAGCACCTGAATGGAAACTTTTGAAAACGCTAAGAACAGTTATATGATAGAAATATGAACATAGCATTTACTGGGAACAAATGTTCGTCTTATTAGCTAAGTAGGCAACAGACAGATATGGAAGTATAGCTACACATGTAAATCAATCTGAGGGATTACGGGTTAAGTGTTCTACGGGTCACAAAAGAAACTCGGTTTCTTACGCCTATGAAGTTGTAATCAAATTCAACCTGATGATCCATTCCAAGGGTTCAAACCATTAAGTTGTGGATTGACAAGATGAACGAGCAACCAGTTCCTGCAAAAGATATAGCGAAGATCAAAAGCTGATTAACGTTATCGCCTATATTGTGTTTCTTTATCTCCCAGGGAAAACTTTAGATGCTTACTTCAGAATAGCGTATATGATCTCTGTGCGTATAAGAAGTCTTGACTATAGTTTCCCACTTGGTAACACTTGTGGAGTTTTCTtccatgttcttttttttggaatgaaaCAGATATCTTCGTGATGGGATCTTTGAGGCTAATGAAGGCAGATTACTGAGAAGCCAAGAATCAGAAGGCTTTTTGGGTGGTGGCGGAGCAAGTGGAGACATATCACAGCCATTGTTGTTCTTTTCCAACTCATCTGCCTTCCCCGTCTTGATACCACTGCTAACACTTAGAGTTTCTACAGCCTGAAGCTCGAGAATGGCTTTAGGTTTCTTTCCCTCCATTTCTGGTTCCTCTGAAATTGTTTCTGGCAAGTTCTTGACATTTGAGTTACCATGATCGTTGCTGGTCTTTGGAGAGTTCTCTGTGTCAACATATAATGTCTTCTCCATGATAGATTTTGTTGAACAGTCTTGTCTTGTACTTTTTGGATAGAGTAGCTCTTGAGACATGGCTATGTTTCTTATATGCTTGTTCAACCTGTTAGCTCTCATAATCTCTGCTTCCTTACGAGTTCCAGGGAAACCAGCAGGGTGAAGAGGGGAGCTGTTTCCTACACTGCGATACGGTGACATACAGCCAGTTTGCCTGTAAGGAGAAGATGGCCTACTTGTAGCACTCAGGTTTGATTCAAGTTGCTCAGATCCAAAGTTAAACTTCTTCCCAACACTTGGATGTACTGGAGATTGAGCTATATTTCCCAACTTAAGCTTATAATCAAGAGCGAGCTGAAAACATACAAGATTTTGAATGATATATTAGTGAGCGTCTGATTAGATCTATACAAATACTAAAAGAAGTGAAAAGGAAAGGGATCAGGCTTGAGAAGGAACCTTTTTCACAGATTGGAACCGAGACTTGAGCTGAGCGACCTTGCTTGACTTCACTTGATCATGGCTGGAGTAAGGTTTCTCCTTAAGACCATGCACGGAGCTCAGCATACCGAGTGAGTTTTTAAAGCACAGTTGTGGTGACATCATCCCACAGCCTCTCTTAGAAAGATACTCAgaaacttcatcatcatctgaatcATCCTCGCTCTCTTCATCATAATCTATGCCCTGATAATAAGATGGAGAAATCATAGACTCATACCTATTAGGAGTTGCATGATTCTCCGCTGGTACTATATCTCTAATTTGTCTCATTGGTTCAGACATGAGAGGCAACGGTTGTCGCTTCCAAGCATATTGAGTTGGTTGCTCCACAGTCATGGATTTCGCGGCAGGTAAGAACCGATCCAACATGAAAGCCCGAGGTTGAGGATCTTCAGATGGCATTGGCGGTTTCATTGCCTCACTTATGCTATGCTTTAAAGACAATGTATCAAGGGCATCAGagaagacatcatcatcatcatcactctcttcttcttctaaatgtTTACCCACTGAACTCTCCAAGGGAGATTCGAGAGGAACAGAGGCAGATTCCGGAACCTTATCTAAACCCATGTCTTTTTTGACAAGAACTGAAACAGAAAGAGATTCACTTGTCTTGGAGTCAGCAACATCATCGAGCTGCTTTGGCATGTTTCTACGAACAGACACTGCTGATTTCTTCATCCTCCTTGTAGAAAGAAGAGGTGCATCGAAGTTAAGTTTGTTCTCCGCCATTACAACCAACCAAAGCCGTTAGAGAAGTTTCAGAGATGGACTGACACTAGTTTAATGATGGTTCACAGTTCTCCAAAACAGATCTGAAATATAACagagataaataaataagtcgGAGCTACCTAGATTTCTTAGTAGTTGACTAATTTAAAgcacttaatttaattatatacacTGACACACATGAACCCCAACGACAAATCTGATTAAGatgggaaaaaaacaaaaagtaatgaACTTTACAAGAAACTTTTagttaaattcaaaaaatatagtTGCGTCGCTAAACTTTCAAACCCGTGATTTAAATCATTGGATAAGGTATTATGTGCAAGAATTTAGAAGATTGTGACAATCTTTGAAGCAATGTAGGAACTAAGTGAAATCAACTAACCGGAAAGAGATGTGGAGGGAGGAGCTTCGGAGTTGTTCTCTGCACTGAGAAAGAGTTGTGATGAGCGAGAGGAGAAAAGGACGTGACTTTGAGTCTTGAGAAAGAGTAAGAACAAAGgcatgtgagagagagagagagagagagagagagagagagagagagagagagaagatagagTAAGCTTTTGGTTTTGTGTACATTTCTGTGCCGTAAAGATGACGGAGACGAAAATgggaattgaagaagaaaaaaaaaacagaaaagaaacaaatgtcACGAGAGGCTTGTGCGAATGTATTAGATACCCCCAACTgtgtaaacttttaaaagttctactTAACATAGCGTCTCAACTAATTCTAGAAGTATATTATGTGACAAATATCACTTTTATTAGTGATAAGTACATTAGGATTCATATCACTATGTCATCTTATTCTAATCCAAATTTGACTAAGGaggataaacaaaaagaaagaagaaaaacaaaagatggcTCGGATGTTTTATGTGAAGAGCGAGGCCATATACGGTTTTGCTATATCTTTATGATCAATTGCTAACAGATACAACAAACCATCCAACATAGAAGccaaaaattaatgaaatagaGCCCTTTTAGTTAGTAATAAGCATCAAGATGAGATAAAAGAACatgaaaaccaaatattttagTAGGATTATCAGCTCTGCACCTGAGCTTCTgcagtttctttctcttctttggctTCAGCCATTAGTTCATCAAACTTGTCTGACTTCACAAGCGTTATTTCAATCTGCATTACCAAAGAAACCGAAACTGAATAAATCATAATTTCAGAACAGATTGGAATATGCATGAAAGAGTTtgctctaaaaaaaaacactacctTAGCTTTCTGAACAGGACGTCCCCTTGAATCATCCTTAATATCCACAGTTGTAGTCatgatctctatatatataacaaagaaacCATTATTTTCCGAAACAAAGCTCAATCGCCAATATTAGAGAATGTACTAATTCAGACTGACTAAAAAGATCACTTACTCTTCTCAACAGCAAAACCACTGTTCTTCAGAATTTCAGCAACAGTAACAACGGTTGCAATGGCTACATGTTTCATGGTAGAAGAGAATCTTAATTAGTACTATGAGGTATATAAACCAAGAATCAGAGACTACTTTAGAGCAGCTCAAATACACATTACAGTCCCAATAAGTAtaccaaaagagagagatgaacaaGATACATACCCATCCCAAGAGCAGACAATTCAACATCATTGTACTGCTGCATATACCTCtgaacaaaatccaaacaatAAACACTCAGTTAAACACCAATATGTTACATACCATTACGAGTAATAACCACATATACACACCAAGTAAAACTTCAAAAAACCCATTCCTAAGCTCTCAGTTCCAATTGAAGAAACAGTACAAGATCATTTAACATAGAGATTTTTATAAAGGTTGAGCCTTTAGGGATTGGATTCACACACAATAACATACTCTCAATCGAAACAGATCTTTGGGGACCAGAAATTTTCAAAAGCTTAAGAGGAGGACACATAATAAAGAGTGGACCTTGGCGAGATTGACGTAGAAGAACAATGGTTTCTTGGTGTTGGAAACCTGAATCCGGTTTTTCTTCTGGGAATCAGTCGCCAAGTTCATGTTGTTTACTCCATCGGTGATCTCTTCCATGGCTGTTAATTTGTCAATTcgtaaccctaatttttttttcagaggtAAAGAATTTAACAGGGCAAAGAAGAATCTACGCTTCTGGGTTATGTATATGTCACCCAAACATTCCGGGTCAACCCGGTTAGTTAATCGGGTTGTTGGGAAGGGCCGAAACAACATCTTATATGGGCTCTAAGGGGGGTTAATAGTGGATCAAAGGTAAAAGGGTTGGGTTTGTTTTGGGCCTCTAGAGCGTTtctaacaattgtgtttcttgcTATCTAATTGTGGATGACGTGATAAGTTGTGAggaatatttagttatttacattatgagttatgaccactatgatttcagttttagcTTCTTGCTGGTTTCTTACGGTCCATTTTTTGTGTTGAATAGACCTCGACCATAGTGGTAACTGGTAAGTGATAACTCGATTGTAGCTACATTAGTCTGTAACTCTGTATAATCTGCGTTGCATGGCTCTAAATCTCGTCGGATgtattagtttattattatctatgggctttaaatatgtaaattggTTTTTGGAGTCGTATGTTTTTAGAAGTGTTTGGCGTAAAAAGAGAAATGGACTGTAACTAGAATGTTATCCAAAACCATGCTAATTAAGAGTGTGTCAGTGTCCATCAGCATGAAGGTAGGGCTCCGAATTTAATTATAAGCCTGATTATGGATGGGTGATGGGTCATGTACTCTTATAGCTATTTTCAGTTTGATAtgttacccaaaaaaaataaaaaatctaggGTAGTATATAGTATTAAGGTTTTACGAAAGACTTAATAGATTTGTCGATATATAATTGCTTCAGATCAATAATCTTATTTATCGTGAATAAACTATCTGCCAATTGCAAAGTCAATGAGTTGgattttatttaaatgaaaaattatcTTATTGGAAAACTGACGGATATCACCTGCTACAGATCTAATacaatcaattaaaatcatattGACGTTTtcgaaaaataagaaaaatttaatatCATATGATACAGCGATGTCAAGTTAGGACATGATTACGGTATGACGGTATCATGTCTTAATCCGACACCGTACTGTATATGCCACGTTTCATCTCAAAACAAAGCATTGATGATGCTATCGATGGGTCATTGTTGCACCAATTCTTGTTTTATGTTTATGCaaatgattaatatataacatacaatttTTCCCTGGAAGATATAAGAAAATGCTAAAGTGTGTGACATACTGACATGCATGATGCTAGTGTACAATTGGATGATTTCACCTTTAATCaaagtaaatatgaaatatcGATCGAGGTTGTTAGAAAGTATCCTATATTTTAACAATGAATTTAGTTTTagtaacaaatatttaaacatcATGTTATATGAATATTTATCAATCGCCATTTATTTTGAAAGGTTTGTAACTTTTTACTGATATGatggaaataaaataagaataacagTGTAATATTGCTCATATAAAGAATCTGCGTCAAAGATTACAACCGCACAATCCCAAATTGgctaaacataaaattaaagGACAGAAGTAATACATTAAATGATAAATGAGATGTGATTAGTTTTATGATTAGGTAGCATCTCCATAAATAGACGACTAGCTAAAAGTCATGCATGGATGATGGATCTAATCGCATTACTTATTTATTAATACTATACCTACCAAGGACCATAGAATTGATTACTTCTAATAGTGTGTATTAGTGTGGACTGTGGAGTAAGGACTAGGAGTAGGATATACTGTACATATCTTTGATCCATTTCTGGAGTATTTAGTAGTTATTAATGTATTtacatttattaatatattaaaatttaaaaacgaCAAAAGAAATCGAGTTAATAAGTTGCTTTGGTTAATGGGAGTTTTAGATCCTAACTACTCTAGAAGCACAGATCTAAATATGCTTGTGCATGATTTATTGTGTACATGCATATCTCAAACCGTGGGAGTAGGTCACACATCCACATGCATGTGTGTAAGTCTCAATGTGTAAGATACATGAATACATATTTATACTGTACTCACACGCGCGCGCACACACACACTATAGTCGAGGTATCAATTGAGGATGCAAGAGGCTAGCTCTACAATTTTTGAAGAAGTTTTATCGTATAGAATaagaatcaaaaatttaattgcACTTGactattagaagaaaaaaatcattattagaAGCTTTGAATCGTATCACATGTTAGTATAgtttattaaccaaaaaaaaaatatagtagtaGTAGATGTGTACGAGTGTCTGTATTGGTGCCCCATTTATGGGAGTATTGTTCTTCTAATAAATATGTAGCCAACTCAACAAGTCTATTTCCTAACA
This genomic window contains:
- the LOC104786147 gene encoding CBL-interacting serine/threonine-protein kinase 13, whose translation is MAQVLSPPMAITGPTPLQFMAGLLGRIVTKDTNKEISTPESPKSPRTPQGSILMDKYELGKLLGHGSFAKVYLARNIKSGEDVAIKVIDKEKIVKSGMAGHIKREISILRRVRHPYIVHLLEVMATKTKIYIVMEYVRGGELYNTVARGRLREGTARRYFQQLISSVAFCHSRGVYHRDLKLENLLLDDKGNVKVSDFGLSVVSEQLRQDGICQTFCGTPAYLAPEVLTRKGYDAAKADIWACGVILFVLMAGYLPFDDKNILIMYKKIYKGQFKCPKWFSPELARLVTRMLDTNPNTRITIPEIMKHRWFKKGFKHVKFYIENDKLCREDEDNDGDDSSSLSSGRSSTASEGDAEFDINRVDSMPRPASLNAFDIISFSTGFDLSGLFEEGGQGARFVSAAPVIKIISKLEEIAKTVNFTVRKKDWGVRLEGCREGAKGPLTIKIEIFELTPSLVVVEVKKKGGNIEEYEEFCNKELRPQLEKLMHYKADEVEEAMCLPPEIEQLQS
- the LOC104786146 gene encoding uncharacterized protein LOC104786146, with amino-acid sequence MAENKLNFDAPLLSTRRMKKSAVSVRRNMPKQLDDVADSKTSESLSVSVLVKKDMGLDKVPESASVPLESPLESSVGKHLEEEESDDDDDVFSDALDTLSLKHSISEAMKPPMPSEDPQPRAFMLDRFLPAAKSMTVEQPTQYAWKRQPLPLMSEPMRQIRDIVPAENHATPNRYESMISPSYYQGIDYDEESEDDSDDDEVSEYLSKRGCGMMSPQLCFKNSLGMLSSVHGLKEKPYSSHDQVKSSKVAQLKSRFQSVKKLALDYKLKLGNIAQSPVHPSVGKKFNFGSEQLESNLSATSRPSSPYRQTGCMSPYRSVGNSSPLHPAGFPGTRKEAEIMRANRLNKHIRNIAMSQELLYPKSTRQDCSTKSIMEKTLYVDTENSPKTSNDHGNSNVKNLPETISEEPEMEGKKPKAILELQAVETLSVSSGIKTGKADELEKNNNGCDMSPLAPPPPKKPSDSWLLSNLPSLASKIPSRRYLFHSKKKNMEENSTSVTKWETIVKTSYTHRDHIRYSEELVARSSCQSTT
- the LOC104786148 gene encoding uncharacterized protein At2g34160, with product MEEITDGVNNMNLATDSQKKNRIQVSNTKKPLFFYVNLAKRYMQQYNDVELSALGMAIATVVTVAEILKNSGFAVEKKIMTTTVDIKDDSRGRPVQKAKIEITLVKSDKFDELMAEAKEEKETAEAQVQS